One genomic segment of Agromyces intestinalis includes these proteins:
- a CDS encoding ABC transporter substrate-binding protein, with translation MARYTRRVAGAAIAALLAVGLGACAPAQPGAGSQEKEGGSIVYLDAELSSNTQLQSSGTWQDSAYVQNITDRLIYRDPETGEFEPWIAEDWTISDDGLVYEFVIRDGVTYSDGTPLDVASVKRNLEWQANGDADKGIPANNWFPTIVSIDADEATRTVTVTLDQPYAPFLAVLSFWRTSLVADATIDASLEAQSQISGLIGSGPFYVKSETYGEEIVLAKREGYDWPHPGSEHTGEAYLDEIVIIPVTEDSVRLGTLKSGEADLLRYVQPSEEQPLEDAGFQVLGLQGAGNANIWDVRQQAPFLDELDVRKALQVGIDREQIVDDLYTDRWNAATSIVSPTAFGYVDLSAKLGYDPDEANRLLDEAGFTGRDADGYRTRDGETLRILTFVDVFDSTSKPLFQLIQWQLKQIGVKLDIDETDYANYSNALKDPNVGVRRNGWPEADAWVRQRVNYSFTGSNAWFFSEADPKLEELYDSQLHATTPEQRAEILAELQEYVVDQAYALPIIDDTQVFVLQPHLHGFSWSAEARPYFYDVWTEKK, from the coding sequence ATGGCCAGGTACACCCGACGCGTCGCAGGCGCGGCAATCGCCGCACTCCTCGCCGTGGGGCTCGGCGCCTGCGCGCCCGCTCAGCCCGGCGCAGGCAGCCAGGAGAAGGAGGGCGGCTCGATCGTCTACCTCGACGCCGAACTGTCGTCCAACACCCAGCTGCAGTCGAGTGGCACCTGGCAGGACAGCGCGTACGTGCAGAACATCACCGACCGGCTCATCTATCGCGATCCCGAGACGGGCGAGTTCGAGCCGTGGATCGCCGAGGACTGGACGATCAGCGACGACGGGCTCGTCTACGAGTTCGTCATCCGCGACGGCGTGACCTACAGCGACGGCACGCCGCTCGACGTGGCCAGCGTGAAGCGCAACCTCGAGTGGCAGGCGAACGGAGACGCCGACAAGGGCATCCCTGCGAACAACTGGTTCCCGACGATCGTCTCGATCGATGCCGACGAGGCGACACGAACGGTCACCGTGACCCTCGACCAGCCGTACGCGCCGTTCCTCGCCGTGCTCTCGTTCTGGCGCACGTCGCTCGTCGCCGACGCGACCATCGACGCGAGCCTCGAAGCGCAGTCGCAGATCTCGGGCCTCATCGGCTCGGGCCCGTTCTACGTGAAGAGCGAGACGTACGGCGAAGAGATCGTGCTCGCCAAGCGCGAGGGCTACGACTGGCCGCACCCGGGTTCGGAGCACACCGGTGAGGCGTACCTCGATGAGATCGTCATCATCCCGGTGACCGAGGACAGCGTGCGGCTGGGCACGCTCAAGTCGGGCGAGGCCGACCTCCTGCGCTACGTGCAGCCGAGCGAGGAGCAGCCGCTCGAGGACGCGGGCTTCCAGGTGCTCGGCCTCCAGGGCGCGGGCAACGCGAACATCTGGGATGTCCGTCAGCAGGCGCCGTTCCTCGACGAGCTCGACGTGCGCAAGGCGCTGCAGGTCGGCATCGACCGCGAGCAGATCGTCGACGATCTCTACACCGACCGCTGGAACGCGGCCACGAGCATCGTCTCGCCGACGGCGTTCGGGTACGTCGACCTCTCGGCCAAGCTCGGATACGACCCCGACGAGGCGAACCGGCTCCTCGACGAGGCGGGCTTCACCGGCCGCGACGCCGACGGCTACCGCACGCGCGACGGCGAGACACTTCGCATCCTCACCTTCGTCGATGTCTTCGACAGCACGTCGAAGCCGCTCTTCCAGCTGATCCAGTGGCAGCTCAAGCAGATCGGCGTGAAGCTCGACATCGACGAGACCGACTACGCGAACTACTCCAACGCGCTGAAGGACCCGAACGTGGGCGTGCGCCGCAACGGCTGGCCCGAGGCCGACGCGTGGGTGCGCCAGCGGGTGAACTACAGCTTCACCGGGTCGAACGCATGGTTCTTCTCCGAGGCAGACCCGAAGCTCGAGGAGCTGTACGACAGCCAGCTGCACGCGACCACGCCCGAGCAGCGCGCAGAGATCCTCGCCGAGCTGCAGGAGTACGTCGTCGACCAGGCGTACGCGCTGCCGATCATCGACGACACCCAGGTGTTCGTCCTGCAGCCGCACCTCCACGGGTTCTCGTGGAGCGCGGAAGCACGTCCGTACTTCTACGACGTCTGGACCGAGAAGAAGTGA
- a CDS encoding ABC transporter permease, with protein MSLTEHSRTTDAPDAPDTLDAGSPAPATSKRPRLSAIGVSDWLAIGFLTLVAIAIAAPWIIAPGDPLGASPGNTLLAPSLQHPFGTDYLGRDLYTRVVHGAGRTLFASLIAVVIGLGVGSVLGLVAAYFGRGTDLVVSRFVDVLLSIPGLLLSMVVVVALGFGSINAAIAVGVASVATFARLMRSEVLRVRSLGFVEAAHHLGSSPGRVLLHHVLPNSYGPVVSMTAMQFGGSILWIAALSFLGYGAPPPLPEWGLLVAEGREYIASSPWLVLFPGAVVALTVVSISRVSGLIGASRSVNR; from the coding sequence ATGAGCCTCACCGAGCACAGCCGCACGACCGACGCGCCCGACGCGCCCGACACCCTCGATGCGGGCTCGCCCGCCCCGGCGACGTCCAAGCGGCCCCGACTTAGCGCCATCGGGGTGAGCGACTGGCTCGCCATCGGGTTCCTGACCCTCGTCGCGATCGCGATCGCCGCCCCGTGGATCATCGCACCGGGCGACCCCCTCGGCGCATCGCCCGGCAACACGCTGCTCGCGCCGTCGCTGCAGCACCCCTTCGGCACCGACTACCTCGGTCGCGATCTCTACACCCGCGTGGTGCACGGCGCCGGGCGAACGTTGTTCGCCTCGCTGATCGCCGTCGTCATCGGCCTCGGCGTCGGATCCGTCCTCGGGCTCGTTGCGGCGTACTTCGGTCGCGGCACCGACCTCGTCGTCAGCCGTTTCGTCGACGTCCTGCTCTCGATCCCCGGCCTGCTGCTGTCGATGGTCGTCGTCGTCGCGCTCGGGTTCGGGTCGATCAACGCCGCCATCGCGGTGGGTGTGGCGTCGGTGGCGACGTTCGCCCGGCTCATGCGGTCGGAAGTGCTGCGAGTGCGCTCGCTCGGGTTCGTCGAGGCGGCCCACCACCTCGGCTCCTCCCCGGGCCGGGTACTGCTGCACCACGTGCTGCCGAACTCGTACGGCCCGGTCGTGTCGATGACCGCGATGCAGTTCGGCGGCTCGATCCTCTGGATCGCCGCCCTCAGCTTCCTCGGCTACGGTGCTCCGCCGCCGCTGCCCGAGTGGGGACTGCTCGTGGCCGAGGGCCGCGAGTACATCGCCTCGTCGCCCTGGCTCGTCCTGTTCCCGGGCGCAGTCGTGGCGCTCACCGTCGTGTCCATCAGCCGAGTGAGCGGGCTCATCGGCGCAAGCAGGAGCGTGAACCGATGA
- a CDS encoding NUDIX hydrolase, whose translation MTTESSTAARAELAALVGKSGMFAEWRDARGLPEAPDPRPAAVLILFGVLDGRPADHDAQARAVSRDLDLLLLERAATLRSHAGQVAFPGGRMDPGDDGPVAAALREAREETGLETSGVDVLGALPEIPVPVSGHVVTPVLGWWSRQTPVGVVDVAESAHVFRTPVADLLDPANRYTTVLRRAGQEWRGPGWLVTVSGVEHLVWGFTAGVLDALLDALGWTEPWDRTRELELP comes from the coding sequence ATGACCACGGAGTCGTCCACCGCGGCGCGAGCCGAGCTCGCGGCACTCGTCGGAAAGAGCGGGATGTTCGCCGAGTGGCGCGACGCCCGGGGCCTGCCCGAGGCGCCCGATCCGCGGCCGGCCGCCGTGCTCATCCTCTTCGGCGTGCTCGACGGGCGCCCTGCCGACCACGACGCACAGGCGCGTGCGGTGTCGCGCGACCTCGACCTGCTGCTGCTCGAACGCGCGGCGACGCTGCGCTCGCACGCGGGGCAGGTCGCGTTCCCGGGCGGGCGGATGGATCCGGGCGACGACGGACCCGTCGCTGCCGCCCTGCGCGAGGCGCGGGAAGAGACCGGCCTCGAAACGTCGGGCGTCGACGTGCTCGGCGCGCTGCCCGAGATCCCGGTTCCGGTGTCGGGTCACGTCGTCACCCCGGTGCTCGGCTGGTGGTCCCGGCAGACGCCGGTCGGGGTGGTCGATGTCGCCGAGTCAGCACACGTGTTCCGCACGCCGGTCGCCGACCTGCTGGATCCCGCCAACCGGTATACGACGGTGCTGCGCCGCGCGGGTCAGGAGTGGCGTGGGCCCGGGTGGCTCGTCACGGTGTCGGGTGTCGAACACCTCGTGTGGGGGTTCACGGCGGGCGTGCTCGACGCCCTGCTCGATGCGCTCGGTTGGACCGAGCCGTGGGACCGAACGCGCGAACTCGAGCTGCCGTAG
- a CDS encoding ABC transporter permease, which produces MLSWPALLRRLAQSVFVVAATYVLVYFVLFLLPGDPIQSRIDNPLNPIPEDQAQAILAYYHLDAPALEQFRLAVVRAVQGDFGYSLTSGRPVADLMAQGIGQTVTLASIALVFAVALALAVALAAVYAPLRSIRSFFRTLPVVMTSTPGFLVGLLLLQIFAYQLGWFSSIRDEGFKSLILPAVALAIGVNAPIAQVLIQGLDRSAKEPFVTVLRAGGVSERSIATRHVLKNASIPAITLIGLTVGELLAGSVIAETIFSRTGLGFMTEQAVRAQDGPMVLAVVMFVAIVFTLVNLATDLVYPLIDRRISLTNASAARSSARQSTSGKSSESTEQSDQSRKVVAA; this is translated from the coding sequence ATGCTCAGCTGGCCCGCCCTGCTTCGCAGACTGGCGCAGTCGGTGTTCGTCGTCGCGGCGACCTACGTGCTCGTCTACTTCGTGCTGTTCCTGCTGCCCGGCGATCCGATCCAGAGCCGAATCGACAACCCGCTCAACCCCATCCCCGAGGATCAGGCCCAGGCGATCCTCGCGTACTACCACCTCGACGCACCGGCCCTCGAGCAGTTCCGGCTCGCCGTCGTCCGGGCAGTGCAGGGCGACTTCGGCTATTCGCTGACGAGCGGCCGGCCGGTCGCCGACCTCATGGCGCAGGGCATCGGCCAGACGGTGACGCTCGCATCCATCGCGCTCGTGTTCGCGGTCGCCCTCGCCCTCGCCGTCGCGCTCGCCGCCGTCTACGCGCCGCTGCGAAGCATCCGCTCGTTCTTCCGCACGCTGCCCGTGGTGATGACCTCCACGCCCGGCTTCCTCGTCGGCCTCCTGCTGCTGCAGATCTTCGCCTATCAACTCGGATGGTTCTCCTCGATTCGCGACGAGGGCTTCAAGTCGCTCATCCTCCCGGCGGTCGCGCTGGCGATCGGCGTCAACGCCCCGATCGCGCAGGTGCTCATCCAGGGGCTGGATCGATCGGCGAAGGAGCCGTTCGTGACGGTGCTGCGCGCCGGCGGCGTATCCGAGCGGTCGATCGCCACCCGTCACGTCCTGAAGAACGCCTCGATCCCCGCGATCACGCTCATCGGGCTCACGGTGGGCGAACTGCTCGCCGGCTCGGTCATCGCCGAGACGATCTTCTCGCGCACCGGGCTCGGGTTCATGACCGAGCAGGCCGTGCGAGCGCAGGACGGCCCCATGGTGCTGGCCGTCGTCATGTTCGTCGCGATCGTCTTCACCCTCGTGAACCTCGCGACCGACCTCGTCTATCCGCTCATCGACCGGCGCATCTCGCTCACGAACGCGAGTGCGGCGCGATCCTCCGCTCGCCAATCGACGTCCGGAAAGTCGAGCGAGTCGACCGAGCAGAGCGACCAGTCTCGAAAGGTGGTGGCCGCATGA
- a CDS encoding ATP-grasp domain-containing protein, protein MILIAAGRDDAHAVAVADCLRDTGVKVVRLDTADLAGAGSLELAFGAGHHPELTLHTGTEPHSDDPAATDPVDLARATVGWWRRPGPVAPADHVPHEVLEGVIASLSIDWLNPPAAEDAARHTLVQWTAAAELGFALPHTIVTRDPDRARAFAIRHRVAGVVTKSLRPHTGTGETHRLEASDLTVLDRVRHSPTLLQEYVDGVDLRVTVAGDEVFAAEVDGSGTLRPWELRRGREPALIRPAELPGSLGAALVGLARRLGLGITTVDLRRTADGRHVLLDLDPSGSWLFVERATGLPITDAVADVLAARDGASLRPTLEAWDDATRSSAG, encoded by the coding sequence ATGATCCTGATCGCAGCCGGGCGCGACGACGCCCACGCCGTCGCCGTCGCCGACTGCCTGCGCGACACCGGCGTCAAGGTCGTGCGACTCGACACGGCCGACCTGGCCGGCGCGGGATCGCTCGAACTCGCATTCGGCGCCGGCCACCACCCCGAGCTCACCCTGCACACGGGCACTGAGCCCCACTCGGATGACCCGGCTGCCACCGACCCCGTCGACCTCGCCCGTGCCACGGTCGGCTGGTGGCGCCGGCCGGGGCCCGTGGCACCCGCCGATCATGTTCCGCACGAGGTGCTCGAAGGCGTGATCGCATCGCTTTCGATCGACTGGCTCAACCCGCCCGCCGCCGAGGACGCGGCCCGCCACACCCTCGTGCAGTGGACCGCCGCCGCCGAACTCGGCTTCGCCCTGCCGCACACGATCGTCACCCGCGACCCCGACCGGGCCCGCGCCTTCGCCATACGCCATCGCGTCGCCGGCGTGGTGACGAAATCGCTGCGCCCGCACACCGGCACCGGCGAGACGCATCGGCTCGAGGCATCCGACCTGACCGTCCTCGACCGCGTTCGCCACTCGCCCACTCTGCTGCAGGAGTACGTCGACGGCGTCGACCTGCGCGTCACGGTCGCGGGCGACGAGGTGTTCGCCGCCGAGGTCGACGGGTCGGGCACGCTGCGCCCGTGGGAGCTGCGACGCGGCCGCGAACCGGCCCTCATTCGCCCGGCCGAGCTGCCCGGCAGCCTCGGCGCGGCGCTCGTCGGACTCGCCCGCCGACTCGGCCTCGGCATCACGACGGTCGACCTGCGCCGCACCGCCGACGGACGCCACGTGCTGCTCGACCTCGACCCCTCCGGCTCCTGGCTGTTCGTGGAGCGCGCCACCGGCCTGCCGATCACCGACGCGGTCGCCGACGTGCTCGCCGCGCGCGACGGCGCGAGCCTTCGCCCTACGCTTGAGGCATGGGACGACGCGACGAGGTCGAGTGCTGGCTGA
- a CDS encoding acyl-CoA dehydrogenase family protein: MTVHGIRDEVRIEEETDGRAAHPARTDGFDDAFRALLERVRPGAADRERDRVLLYDEVAELRRLGFTSLRLPAELGGAGLGLEDFFDRLIDLASADPSLAHLYRGHIAFVEGLRYDGIDSGRPLDDHEAAWVTRIAAGDLIGNAQSERQETADLTTTIERDGDDVFVTGTKYYTTGSIYADWIHLSALDGDDRVGITVDASHPGVRSIDDWDGFGQLLTGSGTTTFDRVPVHPGDIVVRGEDEGRGHHLAAVFQLVLLAVVAGIADAALRDTVAFVRPRRRIFGSAGETLPRLDPLVQATVGELSATAHAARSLVLAEARKLDAVLVRRETGDVTAGDLRDAMLDVFRLQQIVLPLVLGALTELFEVGGASAVGRGFALDRHWRNARTVASHNPAVQRKRAIGLFELEGTLPEWRAPGRSATAESVTAESAQEASA; this comes from the coding sequence ATGACTGTGCACGGCATCCGCGACGAGGTCCGGATCGAAGAGGAGACCGATGGTCGGGCGGCGCATCCGGCTCGCACCGATGGTTTCGACGATGCGTTCCGCGCGTTGCTCGAGCGAGTCCGCCCCGGTGCGGCGGACCGCGAGCGCGATCGCGTCCTGCTGTACGACGAGGTCGCCGAGCTGCGCCGGCTCGGATTCACGAGCCTGCGCCTGCCGGCCGAGTTGGGCGGCGCCGGGCTGGGGCTCGAGGACTTCTTCGACCGCCTCATCGACCTGGCGTCCGCCGACCCCAGCCTCGCGCACCTGTATCGGGGTCATATCGCGTTCGTCGAAGGCCTCCGGTACGACGGCATCGACTCAGGTCGCCCGCTCGACGACCACGAAGCGGCGTGGGTCACCCGTATCGCCGCCGGCGACCTCATCGGCAACGCGCAGTCCGAGCGACAGGAGACCGCCGACCTCACGACGACGATCGAGCGCGACGGGGACGACGTCTTCGTGACCGGCACGAAGTACTACACGACGGGCAGCATCTACGCCGATTGGATCCACCTGAGCGCGCTCGACGGCGACGACCGCGTCGGAATCACGGTGGACGCCTCGCACCCGGGTGTGCGCTCGATCGACGACTGGGACGGGTTCGGCCAACTCCTGACCGGCTCGGGCACGACCACGTTCGACCGCGTGCCCGTGCACCCCGGCGACATCGTCGTGCGCGGGGAAGACGAGGGCCGCGGCCACCATCTCGCCGCCGTGTTCCAGCTCGTGCTCCTCGCCGTCGTGGCGGGCATCGCCGACGCGGCGCTGCGCGACACCGTCGCCTTCGTGCGACCGAGGCGCCGCATCTTCGGTTCCGCGGGCGAGACGCTGCCCCGACTCGATCCGCTCGTGCAGGCGACCGTCGGAGAACTGAGCGCGACCGCGCACGCGGCGAGGAGCCTGGTGCTCGCGGAAGCGCGCAAGCTCGACGCCGTGCTCGTGCGACGGGAGACCGGAGACGTGACCGCGGGCGACCTCCGCGATGCGATGCTCGACGTGTTCCGACTGCAGCAGATCGTGCTGCCCCTGGTGCTGGGCGCGTTGACCGAGCTGTTCGAGGTCGGTGGAGCGAGCGCGGTCGGGCGCGGCTTCGCCCTCGACCGGCACTGGCGGAATGCTCGCACGGTCGCCTCGCACAACCCCGCCGTGCAGCGCAAGCGTGCGATCGGGCTGTTCGAACTCGAGGGCACCCTGCCCGAGTGGCGCGCACCCGGCAGATCCGCGACCGCCGAGTCCGTCACCGCCGAGTCCGCGCAGGAGGCATCCGCATGA
- a CDS encoding HAD-IIA family hydrolase — protein MGRRDEVECWLTDMDGVLVHENHALPGAAELLQQWEDTGTPYLVLTNNSIFTARDLSARLRASGLNVPEDRLWTSALATADFLKQQVPGGSAFVIGEAGILTALHEAGFVMTETDPDFVVVGETRNYSFDAITKAIRLIGRGARFIVTNPDATGPSADGPLPATGAIAALITKATGKEPYVVGKPNPMMFRSALNKIGAHSENTAMIGDRMDTDIVAGIEAGLHTVLVLTGISDQAEIEKYPFRPDEIVEGVFELVASEPAETEL, from the coding sequence ATGGGACGACGCGACGAGGTCGAGTGCTGGCTGACCGACATGGACGGCGTGCTCGTGCACGAGAACCACGCCCTGCCGGGTGCCGCCGAGCTGCTGCAGCAGTGGGAGGACACGGGCACGCCCTATCTGGTGCTCACGAACAACTCGATCTTCACCGCGCGCGACCTCTCGGCGCGGCTGCGCGCGTCGGGGCTCAACGTGCCCGAAGACCGGCTGTGGACGTCGGCGCTCGCAACGGCTGACTTCTTGAAGCAGCAGGTGCCCGGCGGGTCGGCGTTCGTCATCGGCGAGGCCGGCATCCTCACCGCGCTGCACGAGGCGGGCTTCGTGATGACCGAGACCGACCCCGACTTCGTCGTCGTCGGCGAGACCCGCAACTACTCGTTCGACGCGATCACCAAGGCGATCAGGCTCATCGGGCGCGGCGCTCGGTTCATCGTGACCAATCCGGATGCCACGGGCCCGAGCGCCGACGGTCCGCTGCCCGCCACCGGAGCGATCGCCGCGCTCATCACCAAAGCGACGGGCAAGGAGCCGTACGTCGTCGGCAAGCCGAACCCGATGATGTTCCGGTCGGCGTTGAACAAGATCGGCGCGCATTCCGAGAACACCGCGATGATCGGCGACCGCATGGACACCGACATCGTCGCCGGCATCGAGGCGGGCCTGCACACTGTGCTGGTGCTCACCGGCATCAGCGACCAGGCCGAGATCGAGAAGTACCCGTTCCGCCCCGACGAGATCGTCGAGGGCGTGTTCGAGCTCGTGGCATCCGAGCCCGCCGAGACCGAGCTGTAG
- a CDS encoding NtaA/DmoA family FMN-dependent monooxygenase (This protein belongs to a clade of FMN-dependent monooxygenases, within a broader family of flavin-dependent oxidoreductases, the luciferase-like monooxygenase (LMM) family, some of whose members use coenzyme F420 rather than FMN.): MTDKKPLILNLFEMACISHITHGLWPLPGNNRHRFDELGYWTELAEILEDGGFHGVFLADVIGAYDVFRGGPETALREGLQSPNLDPLLVIPAMAAVTKRLGFGATFSTTYEPPFAFARRASTLDHLTSGRFGWNIVTSYLPNAARNFGLEGEVPHDRRYEIADEYLDVLYKLWEGSWDDGAVVYDREQGIATDASKVRYIDHVGEHFRVAGPHIVHPSRQRTPVLYQATGSPAGIEFAGRHAELVFTGGRTTEDFRRNAAEMTASAERHGRSRADLRFIVQAGVVVGRTEEEAADKWRTYREHVSLDGILAHSGLRVDLTAYPRDITVAEAVRRSGVPESEVPFLPLDKTVGAALDGLQGSREGRYFVAGTPSVVADEIERWLDDDGVDGINLRQYHSFDTARDFAELVVPELRRRGRLVEDSGAPTTLRDRLFGRGDRLPDHHIAARYRGGANLDVPVPPLRFAAPVPPVPLAAN, from the coding sequence ATGACCGACAAGAAGCCGCTCATCCTCAACCTGTTCGAGATGGCGTGCATCAGCCACATCACGCACGGGCTGTGGCCGCTGCCCGGCAACAACCGGCACCGGTTCGACGAGCTCGGCTACTGGACCGAGCTTGCCGAGATCCTCGAGGACGGCGGGTTCCACGGCGTGTTCCTCGCCGATGTGATCGGTGCCTACGACGTGTTCCGCGGCGGGCCCGAGACGGCACTGCGCGAGGGGCTGCAGTCGCCGAACCTCGACCCGTTGCTCGTCATCCCCGCGATGGCGGCGGTCACGAAGCGGCTCGGCTTCGGCGCCACGTTCTCGACGACGTACGAACCGCCGTTCGCGTTCGCGCGCCGCGCATCGACCCTCGATCACCTCACGAGCGGCCGCTTCGGCTGGAACATTGTGACGAGCTACCTGCCGAATGCGGCACGCAACTTCGGGCTCGAAGGCGAGGTCCCGCATGACCGGCGGTACGAGATCGCCGACGAGTACCTCGACGTGCTCTACAAGCTGTGGGAGGGCTCGTGGGACGACGGCGCGGTCGTCTACGACCGCGAGCAGGGCATCGCCACGGATGCCTCGAAGGTGCGGTACATCGACCACGTCGGTGAGCACTTCCGCGTGGCCGGCCCGCACATCGTGCACCCGTCGAGGCAGCGCACCCCCGTGCTCTACCAGGCCACCGGCTCTCCGGCGGGTATCGAGTTCGCCGGTCGGCACGCCGAGCTCGTCTTCACCGGGGGGCGCACCACTGAAGACTTCCGTCGCAACGCCGCCGAGATGACCGCCTCGGCCGAGCGCCACGGCCGCTCACGCGCCGACCTGAGGTTCATCGTGCAGGCCGGGGTCGTCGTCGGTCGCACCGAGGAGGAGGCGGCCGACAAGTGGCGCACCTACCGCGAGCACGTGAGCCTCGACGGTATCCTCGCCCACTCGGGTCTGCGCGTCGACCTCACGGCCTACCCGCGCGACATCACCGTCGCTGAGGCGGTGCGGCGCTCGGGGGTTCCCGAATCCGAGGTGCCGTTCCTGCCGCTCGACAAGACGGTCGGCGCGGCGCTCGACGGCCTGCAGGGCAGCCGAGAGGGCCGATACTTCGTCGCGGGCACGCCCTCGGTGGTCGCCGACGAGATCGAGCGCTGGCTCGATGACGATGGCGTGGACGGCATCAACCTGCGCCAGTACCACTCGTTCGACACCGCGCGCGACTTCGCCGAGCTCGTCGTGCCCGAGCTTCGCCGTCGAGGCCGGCTCGTCGAGGATTCGGGCGCCCCCACGACGTTGCGCGACCGGCTGTTCGGCCGCGGCGACCGGCTGCCCGATCACCACATCGCGGCTCGTTACCGCGGCGGGGCCAACCTCGACGTGCCGGTGCCGCCGCTGCGTTTCGCCGCGCCGGTGCCGCCCGTTCCGCTCGCCGCCAACTGA
- a CDS encoding aldo/keto reductase: MTADSHAPIPEVALGDALVVPAQGFGGMALSGSYGPVDPDVALATLHHAVDAGVRFIDTANIYGGGENERLVGRLLADRRDEVVLATKVGILREPDADGVRFRGDRTYIRESVRSSLERLGTERIDLYYLHRVDPRVPIEDSVGALAELVAEGLVDRIGVSEVTASELERAVAVHPIAAVQSEWSLWSRDVEAQVIPAARRLGVGFVAYSPLGRGFFAGGVGAGLAVDDARRRFPRFGEEALTRNLEALAIAERAAQREGLTRAQLALAWLYARGRELDVPVVPIPGTRRAERIDENLVAVGASLSPETVAELDGLVALVEGERAPSTNGISAFREAAPAPAPAAAAAPAAAAG; this comes from the coding sequence ATGACCGCCGACTCGCACGCCCCGATCCCCGAGGTCGCCCTCGGCGACGCCCTCGTCGTCCCAGCCCAGGGTTTCGGCGGAATGGCCCTCAGCGGCTCGTACGGGCCGGTCGACCCCGATGTCGCGCTGGCGACGCTGCACCACGCGGTCGACGCCGGAGTGCGGTTCATCGACACCGCGAACATCTACGGCGGCGGCGAGAACGAGCGGCTCGTGGGCCGCCTGCTCGCCGATCGACGCGACGAGGTGGTGCTGGCCACGAAGGTCGGGATCCTGCGGGAGCCCGACGCCGACGGCGTCCGCTTCCGTGGCGACCGCACGTACATCCGCGAGTCGGTACGGTCCAGCCTCGAACGGCTCGGCACGGAGCGCATCGACCTGTACTACCTCCACCGCGTCGACCCGCGCGTGCCGATCGAGGACAGCGTCGGCGCGCTCGCCGAGCTGGTAGCCGAGGGCCTGGTCGACCGCATCGGCGTGAGCGAGGTCACGGCGAGCGAGCTCGAGCGCGCCGTCGCGGTGCATCCGATCGCCGCCGTGCAGAGCGAGTGGTCGCTGTGGAGCCGCGATGTCGAGGCGCAGGTCATCCCAGCGGCACGTCGGCTCGGGGTCGGCTTCGTCGCATACTCGCCGCTTGGACGCGGGTTCTTCGCAGGCGGCGTGGGCGCCGGCCTCGCCGTCGATGATGCGCGCCGGCGGTTCCCCCGGTTCGGCGAGGAGGCGCTCACGCGGAATCTCGAGGCGCTGGCCATCGCCGAGCGTGCAGCGCAGCGCGAGGGCCTCACGCGCGCGCAGCTCGCGCTCGCGTGGCTCTACGCGCGCGGTCGCGAACTGGATGTCCCGGTGGTGCCGATCCCCGGTACGCGTCGCGCCGAGCGCATCGACGAGAACCTCGTCGCGGTGGGGGCGAGCCTTTCGCCCGAGACCGTCGCCGAACTCGATGGGCTCGTCGCGCTCGTCGAGGGCGAGCGGGCGCCGTCGACCAATGGCATCTCGGCGTTCCGTGAGGCGGCACCGGCACCGGCACCGGCAGCGGCAGCGGCACCGGCAGCGGCTGCGGGCTGA